The Acutalibacter muris genomic sequence GACTAAAAATAGATTTAAGTAAGGCTCTGTGTAGAGAAGGGAGGGAAATGCATGAAAAAGCTGCTAAGGAAATCTACCGCTAACCAAATGGCTAGCACATACTACATCATAGTGATTTGTGGCTGTCAGTGTAGTTGTCTGCATCACTGCGGGTCAGAAACGGCGTCGTGGTATCCTTCAGAAGCGCAAACTTCGGTGGATAGCACTGTCGGACGGTCAGCTTCTAGTAGGATTAACTCCTAGTGTGACTGTGCGGAGTATTTCCAACCTTAAAACATTACTCTAATCAAAGTAATGGCAAAGTGGCTAAAGGCGCAATTTGTAATTTTAATGTTAAGGATTGCGTCTTTTCCCCATTTCTTTTATCCTTCAAAAAGATTTTCAAAAAAGCATATCTCCCCGAAAGGTGCTGATCCACAATGCGTATCATAAAAATCTCCCTTCCATACCTCCTGACACTCTGCCTTCTCCTGACTCTTACCGGCTGCAAAAATGAGCAGGACGACATATACAGTGAGGCCATGACCAAGTCCGCTGACGCTTCCGAAAGTCAGGGACCCTTTCCGGAGGCCGGAGAAACTGGTGAAAGAAAACTGGTCATTAAGACGCCGTTCTCCAATGACGGCACCGGAGCCTTGCCGTATCTTGCCAAAGAATTTATGGACCTGCACCCCGGCGTTGTCATTGAGATAGATTCGGCTATTTCCAACTCACAGATACTCAGTATGTCTCGGGCGGAGATACAGATGGCTCGCGAGAGCTTTTATTCCCGCGTCTCTATGGAGATCGCCAGCGGCGAGGCGGACTATGCCCTTTTCGATGTGCGCGATGGGCTGAATATCCCTCAGTTGACCCGCAACGGATTTTTAGAGGATCTATTGCCCCTTTGGGAGGCCGACCCAGCCCTCAGCTCTGACGGGTATTTTACCAATGTGTTAAGCGGCTTTAAGGTGGACGGCAAGCTGAGCACTCTGCCCTACTCCTTCTCCTTTTATGACCTCTATCTGAACCGCGATATATTAGAGCGCCTGGGCGTGGACCCGGAGACCATTGAGGCGGTGGACCCGAACCGGGTGCTGGACTGGTATGAGCGAGGCAGGGAGCTCCAGAGCAACCTTAATCTTTCATTTTCCTCCGGGGGCAAGGGCCTATTTTATGAATATCTTGAGCGCTGCCATTATATTGACCTAGCGGAACGCACCGCGTCATTTGACTCGCCGGAGTTCATAGATTTTTTGACCCGCACTAATGACGTGCTCAATGAGGACCCTGACCTGGAACCCGAGCTGCTTGGATATGGCGGCTGCGGAGGACTGCTGGACGCAAATATCAGCTATCGTAAAACAGGGGAATATTCGGAGGATATCTTAGCGTGGAGCCCGGAGGTATTTAAAACCGTGGTGGAAAAAGCCAGGCCGGGATTTTTGGTTTTGGAAGAATCATTTATGCCGAATCTTATCACAATGCAGCAGCCCAAAGAGTATGCTGCGGGCCCCTACCCGCTTTTGACCACTGACGGGAAATTGGGGGTGCGCTCTGTGGAAGAATTCTCCCTGCCCTCCGCTATGAAGGACAAGGAGCTGGCCTGGGAGTTCATAAAGCACTGTCTTGGCACGCGGAGCGTGGAACGGCTGGATTTTTTGGCCCAGGGCTCTCCCGTAAAATACACCACCTTTATCCCGGTAAACAAGGCAACCTTTCAAAATATGCTTGAAGATGTCAACCAACACGGTGACCACGGCCTGGCCATGGGGTACAGCGGTTTTGACACCATTGACCCTAAGTCCATGACTGAGTTGCTGGAGGAGATACTTGACCGGGAGATGGTAAATATTGATTTGTACAGCGTGGACATGGAGGAGTTTTTGGAGGAGTTTTATGTGAGCGGCCTGACCACACCGGAGGAGTGCGCCAGAAAGATGCAGGACAGGGCTTATATTTGGCTGAATGAGTGAGGTGGGCCTATGGGAAAAAGAAACTTTGCTGCTGGCATTATTGTTCGCCCGGCGGGTACGCCAGCTCTATTTCCGATTATGATTTCTTCTATTCGAACTCCATTGTCCCAGAAAAGGGGTACTGGGTGAATAAATATATCGTACAGCAGATACCTTTGATCAGTTTAAAGAGGTTGACAAAGTGTACATTTTTGGGAATGAAATAATAGACGTGCCCATCGTGCGGGATTCCACGGAATATCTTCGTCCTGGAGTAGAAGTCTATTTTGTGGGGAGCAAAGTGGGGTAAGTTCTTTTGAGAATAGCAATTATTGACAATACTATATCACGAGAGTTTGTGAAAGAAATAACCGGGGCAGAAGTGAATTCATACCAAATTATTGATGGATATTGTCTGCCGGATTATTCTACAAAAAATTATCTGTCACATGGCTCTGTTTGTACAGCACTTGCGACAGAGTTTATCCATGATGCTGAATATTTCAGCGTTTCCGTTGCTCCAAGAGCCCTTGCGGATTTTTCCATATCCAATCTGTGTATTGCTCTGGATTGGTGCTATAAAAATCAAATTGAATACATCTGTATGAGTGTAGGAACTGAAAATTGGCTTGGAGCAAAGCCAATGATATCCGCAACCAAGCAATTGGCTGATATTGGAAGTAC encodes the following:
- a CDS encoding ABC transporter substrate-binding protein, with amino-acid sequence MRIIKISLPYLLTLCLLLTLTGCKNEQDDIYSEAMTKSADASESQGPFPEAGETGERKLVIKTPFSNDGTGALPYLAKEFMDLHPGVVIEIDSAISNSQILSMSRAEIQMARESFYSRVSMEIASGEADYALFDVRDGLNIPQLTRNGFLEDLLPLWEADPALSSDGYFTNVLSGFKVDGKLSTLPYSFSFYDLYLNRDILERLGVDPETIEAVDPNRVLDWYERGRELQSNLNLSFSSGGKGLFYEYLERCHYIDLAERTASFDSPEFIDFLTRTNDVLNEDPDLEPELLGYGGCGGLLDANISYRKTGEYSEDILAWSPEVFKTVVEKARPGFLVLEESFMPNLITMQQPKEYAAGPYPLLTTDGKLGVRSVEEFSLPSAMKDKELAWEFIKHCLGTRSVERLDFLAQGSPVKYTTFIPVNKATFQNMLEDVNQHGDHGLAMGYSGFDTIDPKSMTELLEEILDREMVNIDLYSVDMEEFLEEFYVSGLTTPEECARKMQDRAYIWLNE